The Nerophis ophidion isolate RoL-2023_Sa linkage group LG07, RoL_Noph_v1.0, whole genome shotgun sequence genome contains a region encoding:
- the dhx58 gene encoding probable ATP-dependent RNA helicase DHX58 isoform X1 — protein MSDWRLYAYQEEVVQRALRGENTIIWLPTGAGKTRAAVYVAEKHLETRPRGKVVVLVNMIHLVDQHYSKEFAPALASSYKVVAVSGVSMEKDFFGKVLRDSDVVICTAQLLHNALVSTEEEKRVELSEISLLIVDECHHTQKKMVYNQIMMEYLHKKTLAEETLPQILGLTASPGVDGAKSLDKAVLHVLKLCANLDSVIVSADKSTGELDMKVPRPLKIFDIVEKRPQDPFGDHLKRIMQQIHVFMDPPRDVLLRELGTQEYESDVVELEKKGVKDYNRVLQQCAVHLRKYNDALLINDTLRMRDALMFLVDFYCAKMTAVIDDTDRFLVKLFEENQGELQTLAKNPLYENPKMAKLEETLLRLFSLSKESRAILFSKTRRSTGCLNDWVLDSESLQKAGVKPAFVTGTASMTQSDQQNTIKKFRRGEVNLLIATSVAEEGLDIPECNLVVRYGLLTNEIAQQQAYGRARAKDSKYSLVAQRDGQEVRREHLNIYLEELTTKAIAEVQQMDPQQFRAKLAELQSEAVCRSRTAQSKRKEGLHPASSVQLLCLDCLAPVACGSDIQLVEDQQYVIVNPDFKEKYNIGPQLVLDRTFEDWELGGRMTCNNGSCRKAWGHEVLYKKVALLPNVAIKHFALETPDGRTTVKKWKDIPFVVDDFSFTEYCQSHHPDLVD, from the exons ATGTCGGACTGGAGACTGTACGCGTACCAGGAGGAGGTAGTCCAGAGGGCTCTGCGAGGAGAAAACACCATCATCTGGCTGCCGACGGGAGCTGGGAAGACGCGGGCCGCCGTCTACGTGGCCGAGAAGCACCTGGAAACCAGGCCGCGGGGAAAAGTGGTGGTCCTGGTAAACATG ATCCACCTGGTGGACCAACACTACAGCAAAGAGTTCGCTCCCGCCCTGGCGTCGTCCTACAAGGTGGTGGCGGTCAGCGGTGTAAGCATGGAGAAAGATTTCTTCGGCAAGGTGCTGCGCGACTCTGACGTGGTGATCTGCACGGCGCAGCTCTTACACAACGCTCTGGTCAGCACGGAGGAGGAGAAGCGCGTGGAGCTGTCAG AGATCTCCCTGCTGATTGTGGACGAGTGCCACCACACCCAGAAGAAGATGGTCTACAACCAGATCATGATGGAATACCTGCACAAAAAGACGCTCGCCGAAGAAACGCTGCCTCAGATTCTTGGACTCACGGCGTCGCCAGGTGTGGACGGGGCAAAGAGTCTGGACAAAGCTGTGCTGCATGTACTCAAG CTGTGCGCCAACTTGGACTCTGTGATCGTTTCAGCCGACAAGTCCACTGGGGAACTTGACATGAAAGTACCAAGACCCTTAAAGATTTTTGACATTGTGGAAAAAAGACCCCAG GATCCCTTTGGAGATCACCTGAAAAGAATCATGCAGCAGATCCACGTTTTCATGGATCCCCCCAGGGACGTCCTGCTGAGAGAATTGGGCACGCAAGAATACGAATCAGACGTGGTCGAGCTGGAAAAGAAAG GAGTGAAGGATTACAACCGCGTGCTGCAGCAATGCGCCGTCCACTTGCGTAAATACAACGACGCCCTGCTCATCAACGACACGCTGCGCATGAGAGATGCTCTGATGTTCTTGGTGGACTTCTACTGCGCCAAGATGACCGCCGTCATCGATGACACCGACAGATTCCTGGTGAAACTCTTCGAAG AAAACCAAGGCGAGCTGCAGACGCTGGCGAAGAACCCGCTCTACGAAAACCCCAAGATGGCCAAGCTGGAGGAAACCCTGCTGAGGCTTTTTAGTCTAAGCAAGGAGTCCAGAGCGATCCTCTTCAGCAAGACGCGTAGAAGCACCGGCTGCTTGAACGACTGGGTGCTCGACAGCGAGAGCCTGCAGAAAGCTGGCGTCAAGCCCGCCTTCGTGACTGGCACCGCCTCTATGACACAG TCagatcagcagaacaccatcaaGAAGTTCCGCCGGGGCGAGGTCAACCTCCTCATTGCAACCAGCGTGGCCGAGGAGGGCCTGGACATCCCGGAATGCAACCTGGTGGTGCGCTACGGCCTGCTGACCAATGAGATCGCGCAGCAGCAGGCGTACGGACGCGCTCGGGCCAAAGACAGCAAGTACTCCTTGGTAGCCCAGCGAGACGGGCAGGAAGTACGCCGCGAGCACCTCAACATCTACCTGGAGGAGTTGACCACCAAGGCCATCGCTGAAGTCCAACAGATGGACCCCCAGCAGTTTAGGGCCAAG TTAGCCGAGCTTCAGAGCGAGGCGGTTTGTCGCAGCCGCACTGCACAAAGTAAGAGGAAGGAAGGTCTCCACCCCGCCTCCAGCGTCCAGCTTCTGTGTCTGGACTGTTTGGCACCAGTAGCGTGCGGCAGCGACATTCAACTAGTCGAGGATCAACAATATGTCATCGTCAACCCTGACTTCAA GGAGAAGTACAACATCGGCCCACAGCTGGTTCTGGATCGGACTTTCGAAGACTGGGAATTAGGCGGCAGGATGACGTGTAACAACGGCAGCTGCAGAAAGGCGTGGGGTCACGAGGTCCTGTACAAGAAGGTGGCCCTACTGCCCAACGTGGCCATCAAGCACTTCGCCCTGGAGACGCCCGACGGCAGGACCACGGTGAAAAAGTGGAAGGACATTCCTTTTGTCGTGGACGACTTCAGCTTTACCGAGTACTGCCAGAGTCACCACCCGGACCTTGTCGACTGA
- the dhx58 gene encoding probable ATP-dependent RNA helicase DHX58 isoform X2, protein MLALVFLIHLVDQHYSKEFAPALASSYKVVAVSGVSMEKDFFGKVLRDSDVVICTAQLLHNALVSTEEEKRVELSEISLLIVDECHHTQKKMVYNQIMMEYLHKKTLAEETLPQILGLTASPGVDGAKSLDKAVLHVLKLCANLDSVIVSADKSTGELDMKVPRPLKIFDIVEKRPQDPFGDHLKRIMQQIHVFMDPPRDVLLRELGTQEYESDVVELEKKGVKDYNRVLQQCAVHLRKYNDALLINDTLRMRDALMFLVDFYCAKMTAVIDDTDRFLVKLFEENQGELQTLAKNPLYENPKMAKLEETLLRLFSLSKESRAILFSKTRRSTGCLNDWVLDSESLQKAGVKPAFVTGTASMTQSDQQNTIKKFRRGEVNLLIATSVAEEGLDIPECNLVVRYGLLTNEIAQQQAYGRARAKDSKYSLVAQRDGQEVRREHLNIYLEELTTKAIAEVQQMDPQQFRAKLAELQSEAVCRSRTAQSKRKEGLHPASSVQLLCLDCLAPVACGSDIQLVEDQQYVIVNPDFKEKYNIGPQLVLDRTFEDWELGGRMTCNNGSCRKAWGHEVLYKKVALLPNVAIKHFALETPDGRTTVKKWKDIPFVVDDFSFTEYCQSHHPDLVD, encoded by the exons ATCCACCTGGTGGACCAACACTACAGCAAAGAGTTCGCTCCCGCCCTGGCGTCGTCCTACAAGGTGGTGGCGGTCAGCGGTGTAAGCATGGAGAAAGATTTCTTCGGCAAGGTGCTGCGCGACTCTGACGTGGTGATCTGCACGGCGCAGCTCTTACACAACGCTCTGGTCAGCACGGAGGAGGAGAAGCGCGTGGAGCTGTCAG AGATCTCCCTGCTGATTGTGGACGAGTGCCACCACACCCAGAAGAAGATGGTCTACAACCAGATCATGATGGAATACCTGCACAAAAAGACGCTCGCCGAAGAAACGCTGCCTCAGATTCTTGGACTCACGGCGTCGCCAGGTGTGGACGGGGCAAAGAGTCTGGACAAAGCTGTGCTGCATGTACTCAAG CTGTGCGCCAACTTGGACTCTGTGATCGTTTCAGCCGACAAGTCCACTGGGGAACTTGACATGAAAGTACCAAGACCCTTAAAGATTTTTGACATTGTGGAAAAAAGACCCCAG GATCCCTTTGGAGATCACCTGAAAAGAATCATGCAGCAGATCCACGTTTTCATGGATCCCCCCAGGGACGTCCTGCTGAGAGAATTGGGCACGCAAGAATACGAATCAGACGTGGTCGAGCTGGAAAAGAAAG GAGTGAAGGATTACAACCGCGTGCTGCAGCAATGCGCCGTCCACTTGCGTAAATACAACGACGCCCTGCTCATCAACGACACGCTGCGCATGAGAGATGCTCTGATGTTCTTGGTGGACTTCTACTGCGCCAAGATGACCGCCGTCATCGATGACACCGACAGATTCCTGGTGAAACTCTTCGAAG AAAACCAAGGCGAGCTGCAGACGCTGGCGAAGAACCCGCTCTACGAAAACCCCAAGATGGCCAAGCTGGAGGAAACCCTGCTGAGGCTTTTTAGTCTAAGCAAGGAGTCCAGAGCGATCCTCTTCAGCAAGACGCGTAGAAGCACCGGCTGCTTGAACGACTGGGTGCTCGACAGCGAGAGCCTGCAGAAAGCTGGCGTCAAGCCCGCCTTCGTGACTGGCACCGCCTCTATGACACAG TCagatcagcagaacaccatcaaGAAGTTCCGCCGGGGCGAGGTCAACCTCCTCATTGCAACCAGCGTGGCCGAGGAGGGCCTGGACATCCCGGAATGCAACCTGGTGGTGCGCTACGGCCTGCTGACCAATGAGATCGCGCAGCAGCAGGCGTACGGACGCGCTCGGGCCAAAGACAGCAAGTACTCCTTGGTAGCCCAGCGAGACGGGCAGGAAGTACGCCGCGAGCACCTCAACATCTACCTGGAGGAGTTGACCACCAAGGCCATCGCTGAAGTCCAACAGATGGACCCCCAGCAGTTTAGGGCCAAG TTAGCCGAGCTTCAGAGCGAGGCGGTTTGTCGCAGCCGCACTGCACAAAGTAAGAGGAAGGAAGGTCTCCACCCCGCCTCCAGCGTCCAGCTTCTGTGTCTGGACTGTTTGGCACCAGTAGCGTGCGGCAGCGACATTCAACTAGTCGAGGATCAACAATATGTCATCGTCAACCCTGACTTCAA GGAGAAGTACAACATCGGCCCACAGCTGGTTCTGGATCGGACTTTCGAAGACTGGGAATTAGGCGGCAGGATGACGTGTAACAACGGCAGCTGCAGAAAGGCGTGGGGTCACGAGGTCCTGTACAAGAAGGTGGCCCTACTGCCCAACGTGGCCATCAAGCACTTCGCCCTGGAGACGCCCGACGGCAGGACCACGGTGAAAAAGTGGAAGGACATTCCTTTTGTCGTGGACGACTTCAGCTTTACCGAGTACTGCCAGAGTCACCACCCGGACCTTGTCGACTGA